A portion of the Halobacillus ihumii genome contains these proteins:
- a CDS encoding thioredoxin family protein, translating to MGPVVSSVSEQLDDVDFYYVDVDQASDLAGQFGVQSIPTLILIKDGEEVDRSVGFAPEEQVKEFAHS from the coding sequence TTGGGGCCGGTGGTCTCAAGCGTATCTGAACAGCTCGATGATGTTGACTTTTACTACGTGGATGTAGATCAAGCATCAGATCTAGCTGGACAGTTTGGAGTACAAAGTATTCCAACCTTAATATTGATTAAAGATGGAGAAGAAGTGGATCGTTCTGTCGGCTTTGCCCCGGAAGAACAGGTAAAAGAGTTCGCTCATTCTTAA
- a CDS encoding helix-turn-helix domain-containing protein, with amino-acid sequence MYKLLIADRDKQELVGLEWLITKYSFPITDTRLADQLVDVLNTLENQQPDIFCLELDMIPEDKWEIVKVFIERYAGRVIAVTAEPTFERAMQAMEIAAEDLWVKPLSPSRVKHTLQQALRNLSRPNSQSYDTDLRQAVRYESLFIDENLPFHHPVYLIKPEYISDLAGLRIFIEQFDFYYEPLVFSTSEQVALVFQEMLPEPIEQAQRFLREWERFAGRPLVIAVHAEQGSESLHQVYMKLRKIMETTFFTGYQQVLSSFHHDWRDMDPFLTMEEQRNWVYMLDEGNRDDIKEWMYDQFFGMEPPFPDPGLLRTRLTSILAQVRRFMIRKGITDSVSEEKYRQVFDIILYSPVLYRIVQDMILFINDLIQSISDKSLTANVDVVEEAINYMEDHFENPSLSLTEVAKHVHRSPSYFSHILSSKYGRSFREILSYIRIQKAKELLASSDDSIQHIARETGFTNPNYFSRVFKSTTGQTPREYRRMH; translated from the coding sequence ATGTACAAACTGCTCATTGCGGATCGAGACAAGCAGGAGCTTGTTGGGTTAGAGTGGCTGATTACTAAATATTCTTTCCCTATCACTGATACTAGATTAGCAGATCAGCTGGTGGATGTATTAAACACTTTAGAGAATCAACAACCCGATATATTTTGCCTGGAGCTTGATATGATTCCAGAGGATAAGTGGGAAATAGTCAAGGTATTTATCGAACGTTATGCGGGAAGGGTCATTGCTGTAACTGCCGAACCCACTTTTGAACGAGCCATGCAGGCAATGGAGATCGCTGCTGAAGACTTGTGGGTAAAACCGTTGTCTCCCTCACGAGTCAAGCACACGCTACAACAAGCTCTCCGTAACCTGTCCAGACCCAACTCACAATCGTATGATACGGATTTAAGACAGGCTGTACGTTACGAATCATTATTCATTGATGAAAATCTTCCTTTTCATCACCCTGTGTATTTAATCAAACCAGAGTACATATCTGATTTAGCTGGCTTACGTATATTTATTGAGCAGTTTGACTTTTATTATGAACCATTAGTGTTCTCAACGAGTGAACAGGTTGCACTCGTTTTCCAAGAAATGTTACCAGAACCTATTGAGCAGGCTCAACGCTTTTTACGAGAATGGGAGCGTTTCGCTGGCAGGCCATTAGTTATCGCTGTCCACGCAGAACAAGGCTCAGAATCCCTTCATCAAGTCTATATGAAGCTACGCAAAATCATGGAAACTACCTTTTTCACAGGCTACCAACAAGTATTAAGTTCCTTCCACCATGATTGGCGAGATATGGACCCTTTCCTAACCATGGAAGAGCAGCGCAATTGGGTATATATGCTTGACGAAGGAAACAGGGATGACATCAAGGAATGGATGTACGATCAATTCTTTGGTATGGAACCGCCTTTCCCTGATCCTGGACTGCTGCGGACTCGTTTAACAAGCATTCTCGCTCAAGTACGCCGCTTTATGATCCGAAAAGGAATTACGGACTCTGTCAGCGAGGAAAAATACAGACAAGTGTTTGATATTATTTTGTACAGTCCGGTCCTTTATCGAATTGTTCAAGATATGATCTTATTTATAAATGATTTAATACAATCTATCTCAGACAAATCGTTAACGGCAAATGTGGATGTTGTTGAAGAAGCGATTAATTATATGGAAGATCACTTTGAAAATCCATCCCTTTCTCTTACAGAGGTTGCGAAGCACGTTCATCGCAGTCCTTCTTATTTCAGCCATATTTTATCGAGCAAGTACGGGCGATCTTTCCGAGAGATATTAAGCTATATTCGTATACAAAAAGCGAAAGAATTGCTGGCTTCCTCAGACGATTCTATTCAGCACATTGCTCGGGAAACGGGGTTTACTAATCCAAATTATTTTAGTCGAGTATTTAAATCAACTACGGGTCAGACACCGCGTGAGTATCGAAGAATGCATTAA
- the hutU gene encoding urocanate hydratase, which translates to MSETKSGKVQQYSGTELHTKGWIQEAALRMLSNNLHPDVAEKPEDLVVYGGIGKAARNWESFEAIVDSLKKLEEDETLLIQSGKPVAVFRSHKDAPKVLIANSNLVPAWANWDHFHELDQKGLMMYGQMTAGSWIYIGSQGILQGTYETFAECARQHFNGSLQGTITLTAGLGGMGGAQPLAVTLNGGVCIAIEIDQHRIQRRLDTKYLDTSTDNLDEAIKLAEEARDQGKALSIGLLGNAAELLPEMIAKGFIPDALTDQTSAHDPLNGYVPVDMSLSAADELRAADTAEYIKLSKRSIAAHVKAMLDMQKQGAITFDYGNNIRQVAKDEGVENAFDFPGFVPAYIRPQFCEGKGPFRWVALSGDPEDIYKTDEVILREFSDNEHLCNWIRMAREKISFQGLPSRICWLGYGERARFGKIINDMVASGELSAPIVIGRDHLDSGSVASPNRETEAMKDGSDAVADWPILNAMINSVGGASWVSVHHGGGVGMGYSLHAGMVIVADGTKDAEQRLERVLTTDPGMGVVRHVDAGYELAEQTAKEKGIQVPMLKK; encoded by the coding sequence ATGTCTGAAACGAAATCAGGAAAGGTACAACAATATAGCGGAACAGAATTACACACAAAGGGGTGGATACAGGAGGCGGCTTTACGCATGCTGAGCAACAACCTGCATCCAGATGTAGCGGAAAAACCAGAAGACCTCGTTGTCTACGGCGGGATTGGCAAAGCAGCTCGAAATTGGGAGTCTTTTGAAGCCATTGTAGACTCTTTGAAGAAGCTTGAGGAAGATGAGACCTTACTGATTCAATCAGGGAAACCGGTAGCTGTCTTTCGCTCTCACAAGGATGCTCCGAAAGTGTTGATTGCGAACTCTAATCTAGTCCCTGCCTGGGCAAATTGGGATCATTTTCACGAACTTGACCAAAAAGGGTTAATGATGTACGGCCAAATGACAGCAGGAAGTTGGATTTACATCGGTAGTCAGGGCATCTTACAAGGTACGTATGAAACCTTTGCAGAATGTGCCAGACAACACTTCAATGGCAGTTTGCAAGGCACCATAACGTTAACAGCTGGTCTTGGCGGCATGGGCGGAGCACAGCCATTAGCGGTTACGTTAAATGGAGGTGTATGTATTGCGATTGAAATCGATCAGCATCGAATCCAACGACGTTTAGATACAAAATACTTGGATACGTCCACTGATAATCTTGATGAAGCAATCAAACTAGCTGAAGAAGCTCGCGATCAGGGTAAGGCCCTATCCATCGGTCTGCTAGGTAATGCAGCAGAGCTTTTGCCTGAAATGATTGCCAAAGGATTCATTCCAGATGCCTTAACAGACCAAACCTCAGCCCACGATCCATTGAACGGCTATGTTCCGGTGGATATGAGCCTTTCAGCGGCTGATGAACTGCGTGCCGCTGACACTGCGGAATATATTAAACTGTCAAAACGTAGTATTGCTGCGCATGTTAAGGCGATGCTCGACATGCAGAAACAAGGAGCCATTACGTTTGACTATGGCAACAACATCCGTCAAGTGGCTAAGGATGAAGGTGTAGAAAACGCCTTTGATTTCCCAGGTTTCGTCCCAGCTTACATTCGTCCACAATTCTGTGAAGGAAAAGGACCTTTCCGATGGGTAGCCTTATCTGGTGACCCGGAGGATATCTATAAAACAGATGAAGTCATTTTACGAGAATTTAGTGACAATGAACATTTATGTAATTGGATTCGGATGGCACGTGAGAAAATCAGCTTCCAGGGACTGCCTTCCCGAATTTGCTGGCTCGGCTACGGGGAACGTGCTAGATTTGGAAAAATTATCAATGACATGGTAGCGAGTGGTGAGTTAAGTGCACCGATTGTAATCGGCCGCGACCACCTTGACTCTGGCTCTGTTGCTTCCCCGAACAGGGAAACAGAAGCCATGAAAGACGGCAGTGATGCAGTAGCTGATTGGCCTATTTTAAATGCAATGATTAATAGTGTAGGCGGAGCCAGCTGGGTTAGCGTCCACCATGGCGGTGGTGTTGGTATGGGCTATTCCCTTCACGCCGGAATGGTCATTGTTGCTGATGGAACGAAGGATGCCGAGCAGCGTCTGGAACGTGTTTTAACAACAGATCCAGGGATGGGGGTCGTGCGGCACGTAGATGCTGGCTACGAGCTGGCTGAACAGACCGCTAAAGAAAAAGGCATTCAAGTACCGATGCTGAAGAAATAA
- the hutI gene encoding imidazolonepropionase — translation MTQKLLITNAAQLITMAGHSEQPARKEAMSQLEVIENGALYMEDGVVVEAGSTEEIHDKYQNSVNPDQHIDATGKVVTPGLIDPHTHLVHAGTRENEYAMRLKGKTYMEIMESGGGIHATTRATQAASHEELYEQSRKRLDQFLLHGVTTVEAKSGYGLTLEHEMKQLEVAQQLAESHPMDIVSTFMGAHAIPMDEKANPEPFVDRVINEMIPEVAKKNLATFNDVFCERGVFTPEQSRRILEAGKEYGLTPKIHADEIEPYGGAELAASVGAISADHLLKASEKGIKEMAEAGVVGVLLPGTAFFLMAEFAQARKMIDAGVAVALSTDANPGSSPTISLPFIMNLGCLKMGMTPEEVLAATTINAAHAIGCADESGSLEKGKKADVTIFNVPNYLTLSYQYGMNHVDTVIKAGKPLVVGGQLQ, via the coding sequence ATGACACAAAAGTTGCTTATAACGAATGCTGCACAATTAATAACCATGGCTGGACACTCCGAACAGCCGGCAAGGAAAGAAGCCATGTCTCAGCTAGAGGTGATTGAAAACGGCGCCCTTTATATGGAAGATGGGGTAGTTGTAGAAGCAGGGTCCACCGAGGAAATACACGATAAATATCAGAACTCTGTAAATCCTGATCAACATATTGATGCAACAGGAAAAGTCGTCACACCAGGTTTGATTGATCCTCATACACATCTTGTCCACGCTGGAACAAGGGAAAATGAATATGCTATGCGCTTAAAAGGAAAGACCTACATGGAAATCATGGAGTCTGGCGGCGGCATTCATGCAACAACTCGCGCTACGCAGGCAGCTAGCCATGAAGAATTGTATGAACAATCGCGAAAACGACTTGATCAATTTTTGCTGCACGGAGTTACCACAGTGGAGGCAAAAAGCGGCTATGGACTGACGCTTGAACATGAAATGAAACAGCTTGAAGTGGCTCAACAGCTTGCTGAGAGCCACCCAATGGACATCGTTTCAACATTTATGGGAGCCCATGCGATTCCAATGGATGAAAAAGCAAACCCAGAACCATTTGTCGATCGCGTTATCAATGAAATGATTCCTGAAGTTGCTAAAAAGAACCTCGCCACCTTTAATGATGTCTTTTGTGAACGAGGAGTTTTTACTCCAGAACAATCTAGACGTATTTTAGAGGCAGGCAAAGAATACGGGCTGACTCCTAAAATTCATGCGGACGAAATTGAACCATATGGCGGGGCGGAATTGGCTGCATCCGTCGGGGCAATCTCAGCCGATCATCTTTTGAAAGCGTCTGAAAAAGGGATTAAAGAGATGGCGGAAGCAGGAGTCGTCGGTGTGCTGCTTCCAGGTACAGCCTTTTTCTTAATGGCAGAATTTGCTCAGGCAAGAAAAATGATTGATGCAGGAGTTGCTGTCGCTCTTTCAACAGATGCAAACCCTGGTTCATCACCAACCATTTCCCTGCCTTTCATCATGAACCTGGGCTGCTTGAAAATGGGCATGACACCGGAAGAGGTGTTAGCGGCAACAACGATTAATGCAGCACATGCGATCGGTTGTGCTGACGAGTCAGGAAGTTTAGAAAAAGGGAAAAAGGCAGATGTAACAATCTTTAATGTACCAAACTACCTTACCCTTTCTTATCAATACGGCATGAATCACGTGGACACAGTCATTAAAGCTGGTAAGCCCCTTGTCGTGGGAGGCCAGTTGCAATGA
- a CDS encoding agmatinase family protein translates to MTDYPYPLLDRPSMIWTKQTDKTADLKVHEWIETVGDSLPNWQDYDVTILGVPLSKSSISTSAASDNPDAMRQAWKSFGTYNLDEDVDLATLRTIDLGDVKQHATDIAYTHQQIGQAMTAMRKHHPHTLPVVMGGDHSITAMLIKGWKQAHAEEKVGILQLDTHFDLRDLNVFGPANGTPIRNLIESGTVEGQHVHNIGLHGFFNAKELKDYADETGVHYTTMKQTRKKGIDTVIKQTLEQLNEVVDTIYLTVDMDVLDITHNPAAPAATPGGMYTEELFEAVQIAGEHPKVKAMDMVCLDPRKDMGEMAVKSAVHTMLSFLTGYCKR, encoded by the coding sequence ATGACGGACTACCCTTATCCACTGTTAGACCGGCCCAGCATGATCTGGACGAAGCAAACAGATAAAACAGCAGATCTGAAAGTACATGAATGGATTGAAACAGTTGGGGACTCCCTCCCCAACTGGCAGGATTACGATGTGACAATTCTGGGCGTACCGCTGTCAAAATCATCAATCAGTACATCTGCTGCCAGTGATAACCCCGATGCCATGCGTCAAGCATGGAAGTCATTCGGTACGTATAACCTTGATGAGGATGTTGATTTAGCCACATTGAGAACGATTGACCTCGGAGATGTGAAACAGCACGCAACAGATATTGCTTATACTCACCAGCAAATCGGGCAGGCAATGACTGCTATGAGGAAACATCACCCACATACATTGCCTGTTGTGATGGGTGGGGACCATTCAATTACAGCGATGTTGATTAAAGGTTGGAAGCAAGCCCACGCAGAAGAAAAAGTTGGTATTTTACAGCTTGATACCCATTTTGATTTACGTGACTTGAATGTATTTGGTCCAGCAAATGGCACACCGATCCGCAACTTGATCGAAAGTGGTACCGTCGAAGGCCAGCACGTTCACAATATTGGTTTGCATGGATTTTTTAATGCCAAAGAATTGAAAGATTACGCAGATGAGACAGGAGTTCATTATACAACGATGAAACAAACACGGAAAAAAGGAATAGACACAGTTATCAAACAAACGTTAGAGCAGTTGAACGAGGTAGTCGACACGATTTACTTAACAGTCGACATGGATGTTTTGGACATCACTCATAATCCCGCTGCTCCTGCAGCAACTCCTGGAGGGATGTACACAGAGGAGTTATTTGAAGCGGTGCAAATTGCCGGGGAACATCCAAAGGTTAAGGCAATGGATATGGTCTGCCTTGACCCGCGTAAAGACATGGGAGAAATGGCCGTTAAAAGTGCTGTGCATACGATGCTGTCATTTTTGACAGGCTATTGCAAGCGCTGA